A window from Betta splendens chromosome 1, fBetSpl5.4, whole genome shotgun sequence encodes these proteins:
- the gtf2e2 gene encoding transcription initiation factor IIE subunit beta: protein MDPALLRERELFKKRALSTPAVEKRQASSDSGSHKKKKPKVDRESSSGSKHSAESSNGSFNIKASSGYKFGCLAKIVNYMKTRHQNGDTHFLTLDEILDETKLLDIGMKQKQWLMTEALVSNPKIEVRDGTYGFKPKYNLKDKKALVRLLDKHDQLGLGGVLLEDVEEGLPNSAKAIKALGDQIIFVTRPDKKKILFYNDKHCQFAVDEEFQKLWRSVPVDSMDEEKIEEYLKRQGITSMQETGPKKVLPVQKRKKQGGQRKRHFKTHNNHLAGVLEDYSDGVPAKK, encoded by the exons ATGGACCCAGCTCtgctgagggagagggagctgtTCAAGAAGAGAGCTCTGTCCACTCCGGCTGTAGAGAAGAGACAGGCCTCCTCAGACTCGGGAtcacacaagaagaagaagcccaAAGTCGACAGAGAGAGCTCCTCGGGGTCCAAACACAGCGCTG AGTCCAGTAATGGCAGTTTTAACATCAAGGCGAGTTCTGGGTACAAATTTGGCTGCTTGGCCAAGATCGTCAATTACATGAAG ACAAGGCATCAGAACGGTGACACACACTTTCTCACCCTAGATGAGATTTTGGATGAGACCAAACTTCTCGACATCGGCATGAAACAGAAGCAGTGGCTTATGACAGAG GCACTGGTCAGCAACCCCAAAATCGAGGTCCGTGACGGAACGTACGGCTTCAAACCAAAATACAACCTGAAGGACAAGAAAGCTTTAGTGAGGCTACTAGACAAACATGACCAGCTAGGCCTGGGGGGAGTCCTGCTGGAAGACGTAGAAGAGGGTCTGCCCAACTCCGCTAAGGCAATTAAG GCTTTGGGGGATCAGATCATCTTTGTGACAAGACCAGACAAGAAAAAGATTCTGTTCTACAATGACAAGCACTGTCAGTTTGCGGTGGATGAAG AATTTCAGAAGCTGTGGAGAAGTGTTCCCGTTGATTCCATGGATGAAGAAAAGATCGAGGAGTACCTGAAGAGACAAGGCATCACCTCCATGCAGGAAACAGGACCAAAGAAAGTG TTACCGGTtcaaaagaggaagaaacaaggtgggcagaggaagagacacTTCAAAACTCACAACAACCACTTGGCAGGAGTACTGGAGGACTATTCAGACGGCGTTCCTGCAAAGAAGTGA
- the smim18 gene encoding small integral membrane protein 18 — translation MNNITTTTNPSNLSDAVPIYGTSFQVQEVYPFHDGWNVACFIILLLFILTVLSLAALAVLYELLDCGCCAKGKTHHQLQQEGPGSCSKLMTSLCKEPESHTEVV, via the coding sequence ATGAACAACATCACGACCACTACAAACCCAAGCAATCTCTCGGACGCTGTCCCCATTTACGGCACGTCGTTCCAAGTCCAGGAAGTCTACCCGTTCCACGATGGCTGGAATGTGGCCTGCTTTATCATccttctgctcttcatcctcaccgtCCTGTCTCTGGCTGCCCTGGCTGTGCTCTACGAGCTACTGGACTGTGGGTGCTGTGCCAAAGGGAAGACGCACCACCAGCTACAGCAAGAGGGTCCGGGAAGCTGCAGCAAACTAATGACCAGCCTTTGCAAGGAGCCAGAATCGCACACGGAGGTGGTGTAG
- the LOC114848519 gene encoding dynactin subunit 6, with amino-acid sequence MADKQNAQKSVKIAAGAVVCVESEIRGDVTIGPRTVVHPKARIIAEAGPIVIGEGNLIEEQALIINSYPENITPDSEVEPKTMTIGVNNVFEVGCVSQALKIGDNNVIESKADVGRNVILTSGCIVGAFCQVNTCEVIPENTVIYGSGCMRRVQTERPQPQTLQLDFLMKILPNYHHLKKTVKAGHTTS; translated from the exons ATGGCAGACAAACAAAACGCACAGAAAAG TGTCAAAATAGCCGCTGGGGCCGTAGTTTGCGTTGAAAGTGAAATCAGAGGCGATGTCACCATAG GCCCCAGGACAGTGGTCCATCCGAAAGCTCGTATTATTGCGGAGGCAGGACCCATCGTGATTGGAGAAGGCAATTTGATCGAGGAGCAAGCTCTGATCATCAATAG TTACCCAGAAAACATCACACCAGATTCTGAGGTGGAACCTAAAACAATGACAATTGGTGTCAACAATGTATTTGAAGTTGGCTGTG TATCACAAGCCCTGAAAATTGGAGACAACAATGTCATTGAATCTAAAG CTGATGTAGGTAGGAATGTGATCCTCACCAGTGGATGTATTGTTGGAGCCTTCTGCCAGGTCAACACGTGCGAGGTCATCCCAGAGAACACTGTAATCTATGGTTCTGGATGCATGAGGCGGGTTCAGACAGAGAGGCCACAG CCTCAGACTCTTCAGCTTGACTTTCTGATGAAGATTTTGCCGAACTATCACCATTTAAAGAAAACCGTTAAAGCAGGCCATACCACTAGCTAA
- the hgsnat gene encoding heparan-alpha-glucosaminide N-acetyltransferase isoform X1, whose protein sequence is MTKRKPKKNSPHSAAGLTEAGHTEMTQAQQHNVLSVGAAVALLAAVCVAPLRAESFTSDSSHHKHKVLKMDEALLTVKNELDSEVVVSWVSQRCYQCLYQRLGVVPAAPSLGQPSSADFVVSTQHEITLELNSSAVSLGHCKVPFHFGEHGNYSLWVKNLPDPSLVNCTIVTDADPVNSYMPILVAFLVFVGLAVVFAIGRVILGLGVVKSILFRISGSMETERLINSELGSPSRAAEPVTDILPSLPNPSKRLRSLDTFRGISLVIMIFVNYGGGRYWFFRHESWNGLTVADLVFPWFVFIMGTSIALSISSLLRTGSTRWSLLRKVVWRSMQLFIIGVFIINPNYCHGPLSWDNLRIPGVLQRLAWSYLVVATLDLLVAKGHLDVLTMDAWWSPALEILLYWPAWLCMLVLEIIWLCLTFLLPVPNCPTGYLGPGGIGDMGLYANCTGGAAAFIDRWLLGENHIYQTPSSRVIYATRMPYDPEGVLGSINSILMAFLGLQAGKIILHYRDLHTSIMSRFLIWGLFLGFLSAVMTKCSADQGFIPVNKNLWSLSYVTTLACFAFVLLVAIYYTVDVKKWWSGAPFYYPGMNSILVYVGHEVFEEYFPFRWHMTNSQSHVEHLTQNLVATSLWVLISYVLYKKKIFWKI, encoded by the exons ATGACAAAAAGGAAGCCGAAGAAGAACTCCCCGCACTCAGCCGCAGGGCTGACGGAGGCTGGACACACAGAGATGACACAAGCCCAACAACACAACGTGCTGTCTGTCGGTGCCGCCGTGGCTTTGCTCGCAGCTGTTTGCGTGGCGCCACTGAGGGCAGAGAGCTTTACCT CCGATTCCTCTCatcacaagcacaaagtcttgAAGATGGACGAGGCCCTTCTGACGGTGAAGAATGAGCTGGACTCGGAGGTGGTGGTGTCGTGGGTGTCACAGCGCTGCTATCAG TGCTTGTACCAGCGGCTGGGGGTGGTACCGGCAGCACCCAGTCTGGGTCAGCCCAGCTCAGCAGACTTTGTTGTGAGCACACAGCATGAAATCACACTTGAGCTCAATAGCAGCGCTGTCAGCCTGGGGCATTGCAA GGTTCCTTTCCACTTTGGAGAGCATGGAAACTACTCTCTGTGGGTTAAAAATCTGCCAGACCCCTCGCTGGTCAACTGTACTATAGTCACTGATGCAGACCCCGTCAACAGCTACATGC CGATCCTGGTGGCTTTCCTTGTCTTTGTTGGACTGGCCGTGGTGTTTGCCATCGGAAGAGTTATACTAGG TCTTGGTGTAGTGAAGAGCATCCTCTTCCGTATTAGTGGCTCCATGGAGACAGAGAGGCTTATCAACTCT GAACTTGGGTCtccgagcagagcagcagaaccggTTACCGACATCCTCCCTTCTCTGCCCAACCCCAGCAAGAGGCTACGGTCTTTGGATACCTTCAGAGG GATCTCCTTAGTCATTATGATATTTGTGAACTACGGAGGAGGTCGGTACTGGTTCTTCAGGCATGAGAGCTGGAATG GTCTTACTGTTGCAGATCTGGTCTTCCCTTG GTTTGTATTTATCATGGGAACGTCCATTGCCTTGTCAATCAGCTCTCTGCTGCGTACAGGATCCACTCGCTGGTCACTGCTGAGGAAGGTTGTGTGGAGGAGCATGCAGCTCTTCATCATCGGTGTGTTCATCATCAACCCAAACTACTGCCACGGACCAT TATCCTGGGACAACCTGCGGATCCCAGGAGTGTTGCAGCGTCTGGCCTGGTCATACCTGGTTGTAGCCACCCTGGATCTACTGGTGGCGAAAGGTCACCTGGATGTTCTTACGATG GATGCTTGGTGGTCCCCTGCACTAGAAATCTTGCTCTACTGGCCGGCTTGGTTGTGTATGCTTGTGTTAGAAATCATCTGGCTATGCCtcactttcctcctccctgttcCAAACTGCCCAAC AGGCTACCTAGGACCGGGTGGGATCGGGGACATGGGCCTGTATGCTAACTGTaccggtggagctgctgcttttatcgACCGGTGGCTGCTGGGAGAAAACCACATCTACCAGACTCCTTCATCACGG GTGATCTATGCAACGCGCATGCCATATGACCCAGAAGGTGTTCTTGGCAGCATCAACTCCATCCTCATGGCCTTTCTTGGCTTACAG GCAGGAAAAATAATCTTACACTACAGAGATCTACATACAAGTATTATGTCAAGGTTCCTCATATGGGGTCTCTTCTTG GGATTTCTGTCAGCAGTTATGACCAAGTGTTCCGCAGACCAAGGTTTCATTCCTGTCAACAAGAACCTGTG GTCTCTCTCTTATGTGACAACACTGGCCTGCtttgcctttgtgctgctgGTGGCGATTTACTACACAGTGGATGTGAAGAAGTGGTGGTCGGGAGCACCTTTCTACTACCCTG GTATGAACTCTATCCTCGTCTACGTGGGCCATGAAGTGTTTGAGGAGTACTTCCCCTTTCGCTGGCACATGACCAACAGCCAGTCCCACGTTGAGcacctcacccagaacctggtGGCTACTTCCTTGTGGGTCCTCATCTCCTATGTGCTCTACAAAAAGAAGATTTTCTGGAAAATTTAG
- the hgsnat gene encoding heparan-alpha-glucosaminide N-acetyltransferase isoform X2, whose product MDEALLTVKNELDSEVVVSWVSQRCYQCLYQRLGVVPAAPSLGQPSSADFVVSTQHEITLELNSSAVSLGHCKVPFHFGEHGNYSLWVKNLPDPSLVNCTIVTDADPVNSYMPILVAFLVFVGLAVVFAIGRVILGLGVVKSILFRISGSMETERLINSELGSPSRAAEPVTDILPSLPNPSKRLRSLDTFRGISLVIMIFVNYGGGRYWFFRHESWNGLTVADLVFPWFVFIMGTSIALSISSLLRTGSTRWSLLRKVVWRSMQLFIIGVFIINPNYCHGPLSWDNLRIPGVLQRLAWSYLVVATLDLLVAKGHLDVLTMDAWWSPALEILLYWPAWLCMLVLEIIWLCLTFLLPVPNCPTGYLGPGGIGDMGLYANCTGGAAAFIDRWLLGENHIYQTPSSRVIYATRMPYDPEGVLGSINSILMAFLGLQAGKIILHYRDLHTSIMSRFLIWGLFLGFLSAVMTKCSADQGFIPVNKNLWSLSYVTTLACFAFVLLVAIYYTVDVKKWWSGAPFYYPGMNSILVYVGHEVFEEYFPFRWHMTNSQSHVEHLTQNLVATSLWVLISYVLYKKKIFWKI is encoded by the exons ATGGACGAGGCCCTTCTGACGGTGAAGAATGAGCTGGACTCGGAGGTGGTGGTGTCGTGGGTGTCACAGCGCTGCTATCAG TGCTTGTACCAGCGGCTGGGGGTGGTACCGGCAGCACCCAGTCTGGGTCAGCCCAGCTCAGCAGACTTTGTTGTGAGCACACAGCATGAAATCACACTTGAGCTCAATAGCAGCGCTGTCAGCCTGGGGCATTGCAA GGTTCCTTTCCACTTTGGAGAGCATGGAAACTACTCTCTGTGGGTTAAAAATCTGCCAGACCCCTCGCTGGTCAACTGTACTATAGTCACTGATGCAGACCCCGTCAACAGCTACATGC CGATCCTGGTGGCTTTCCTTGTCTTTGTTGGACTGGCCGTGGTGTTTGCCATCGGAAGAGTTATACTAGG TCTTGGTGTAGTGAAGAGCATCCTCTTCCGTATTAGTGGCTCCATGGAGACAGAGAGGCTTATCAACTCT GAACTTGGGTCtccgagcagagcagcagaaccggTTACCGACATCCTCCCTTCTCTGCCCAACCCCAGCAAGAGGCTACGGTCTTTGGATACCTTCAGAGG GATCTCCTTAGTCATTATGATATTTGTGAACTACGGAGGAGGTCGGTACTGGTTCTTCAGGCATGAGAGCTGGAATG GTCTTACTGTTGCAGATCTGGTCTTCCCTTG GTTTGTATTTATCATGGGAACGTCCATTGCCTTGTCAATCAGCTCTCTGCTGCGTACAGGATCCACTCGCTGGTCACTGCTGAGGAAGGTTGTGTGGAGGAGCATGCAGCTCTTCATCATCGGTGTGTTCATCATCAACCCAAACTACTGCCACGGACCAT TATCCTGGGACAACCTGCGGATCCCAGGAGTGTTGCAGCGTCTGGCCTGGTCATACCTGGTTGTAGCCACCCTGGATCTACTGGTGGCGAAAGGTCACCTGGATGTTCTTACGATG GATGCTTGGTGGTCCCCTGCACTAGAAATCTTGCTCTACTGGCCGGCTTGGTTGTGTATGCTTGTGTTAGAAATCATCTGGCTATGCCtcactttcctcctccctgttcCAAACTGCCCAAC AGGCTACCTAGGACCGGGTGGGATCGGGGACATGGGCCTGTATGCTAACTGTaccggtggagctgctgcttttatcgACCGGTGGCTGCTGGGAGAAAACCACATCTACCAGACTCCTTCATCACGG GTGATCTATGCAACGCGCATGCCATATGACCCAGAAGGTGTTCTTGGCAGCATCAACTCCATCCTCATGGCCTTTCTTGGCTTACAG GCAGGAAAAATAATCTTACACTACAGAGATCTACATACAAGTATTATGTCAAGGTTCCTCATATGGGGTCTCTTCTTG GGATTTCTGTCAGCAGTTATGACCAAGTGTTCCGCAGACCAAGGTTTCATTCCTGTCAACAAGAACCTGTG GTCTCTCTCTTATGTGACAACACTGGCCTGCtttgcctttgtgctgctgGTGGCGATTTACTACACAGTGGATGTGAAGAAGTGGTGGTCGGGAGCACCTTTCTACTACCCTG GTATGAACTCTATCCTCGTCTACGTGGGCCATGAAGTGTTTGAGGAGTACTTCCCCTTTCGCTGGCACATGACCAACAGCCAGTCCCACGTTGAGcacctcacccagaacctggtGGCTACTTCCTTGTGGGTCCTCATCTCCTATGTGCTCTACAAAAAGAAGATTTTCTGGAAAATTTAG